From the Corythoichthys intestinalis isolate RoL2023-P3 chromosome 13, ASM3026506v1, whole genome shotgun sequence genome, one window contains:
- the LOC130929286 gene encoding uncharacterized protein LOC130929286, with the protein MGNLPLTTGLFTSGAPPVKPDDRFTSRPIRRGITYYQVRQSSSHSSATPDPLADTLQPSQVSPRPLLLFFSWLGAHPGAAAKYYDAYLARGMDVLLVQSSVMHFLWPGWGLNYGMEVLKVLEGPEFTGRPLLVHASSIGGYTFTQVLVNVVNSSEHSEVSHRVVGHIYDSLVAGTLEHMATGLGRTLAPLMERVIKNTAMLYFWLFKGSTADVYQRAVRVFASSPVTAPALFFSSRDDALCDPDALDAVVSGWRRRGVAVRSRTWEVSKHAAHMRCHPQEYRETLEAFLDSLPLSPPHPQGVDAL; encoded by the exons ATGGGCAACCTGCCGCTcaccacagg gcTGTTCACAAGTGGGGCACCCCCTGTTAAACCAGATGACAGGTTCACCAGTCGGCCCATCCGCAGAGGCATCACTTACTACCAAGTGCGTCAATCTTCATCCCATTCTTCCGCCACCCCTGACCCACTTGCTGACACTCTCCAGCCATCACAAGTGTCGCCCCGCCCTCTCCTCCTCTTTTTCTCCTGGCTCGGGGCCCACCCGGGGGCAGCGGCCAAGTACTATGATGCCTACCTAGCGCGGGGCATGGACGTGCTGCTGGTACAGAGCAGTGTCATGCACTTTCTGTGGCCCGGCTGGGGGCTGAATTACGGGATGGAGGTGTTGAAGGTCCTGGAGGGGCCCGAGTTTACCGGACGCCCCTTGCTGGTGCACGCTTCGTCCATCGGGGGCTACACCTTCACGCAAGTGCTAGTGAACGTGGTGAATTCATCCGAGCATTCAGAAGTGTCCCATCGCGTGGTGGGGCACATCTACGACAGTTTAGTGGCCGGCACCCTGGAGCACATGGCGACAG GCCTGGGAAGGACACTAGCGCCGCTCATGGAACGCGTCATCAAGAACACGGCCATGCTTTACTTCTGGCTCTTCAAAGGTAGCACGGCGGATGTGTACCAGCGCGCCGTCCGGGTGTTCGCCAGCAGCCCCGTCACCGCCCCGGCGCTGTTTTTCTCCAGCCGTGATGACGCCCTGTGCGACCCCGACGCCCTGGACGCCGTCGTGTCCGGGTGGCGGCGCAGGGGCGTGGCCGTGCGCAGCAGGACATGGGAGGTGTCCAAACACGCCGCACACATGCGATGCCACCCGCAGGAGTACCGAGAAACGCTGGAGGCTTTCTTGGATTCGCTACCTTTGAGCCCACCTCATCCTCAAGGCGTCGATGCTCTCTAA